aaaaaagactggtctgccccaacagctgctgacaaccttctaccgctgcaccacagagagcatattaacgtatggcatctctgtgtggtatctcagctgcacggaggcggagaggagagctcttcagcgcgtcgtccgcagaacgcagaggattattgggacacagctaccagccttggagggcatctaccacacacggtgcctcaggaaggctgtcagcatccataaagactcctcacacccttgtaatggactgttcgaactacttccctccagcagacgttacaaggccttctacgcccgaacctccagactcaggaacagcttcccagagctatagcggctctgaaccggccctgctgagtgccccccatcccccctggactgtctccctcggatggtcacgtcgcacagacacatctgcactttagtctgttgaactgttttgactgttttactgttctttttacaatccatattctcggggtatctaaatccaaattttattagttatttatgttatgatatcggttggaagctgcataccaaatctcgttgcacttatgtgcaatgacaataaaagatattattattattattattattatctctccctcccaaccccattctcctgccttctcctcacaacccctgacacccgtactaatcaagggtcTGGGGGTGGGGTTATGGGGTCCactgggtggggagagggagaggggtctaGGTCTCTCCCCGGGGTAAGGTGATGTCCTGGAGATGAGTGTTCCCGGGGGTGGGGAAAACTGCTGGAAGCCGGTCAGGAATGAGGATGACGGGAGGGAGAGGCAGCTGTGGGAAGCGGGAGATATGGGGCGTGAGggctggggtggggagggagggtgaggggaataCTGCAGGAATTCCTGGGCTGGTGGAAGGTAGAGGCTGGAGATTGAGGAGCAGATGGTAAGAGCCAGCTGCTGGCTCCAGTGTCCACATAGAAGTGTCTTGATCTTCTTCCATGATAGTCTCTTGGAATAAAGGATGACATGCTTCCACTCTAATTCTATGGGTTTGAAGGTGCCTGATGATGATGGTGAGGAATCCCCAGACTCTGACGGTCATTCTTGTGTTCATACCAGTAGCATGCGGTTGAAGGAAGAATACCATCCTAATCTTCCTTCAACATTTTCAGTGGTAATGGACTCAGAATTGGGGGTGGgagaagagtttaagaaggaactgcagatgctggaaaatcaaaggtagacaaaagtgctggagaaactcagcgggtgcagcaacatctatggagcaaaggaaaaaggcaacatttcgggccgaaacgttgcctatttccttcgctccatagatgctgctgcatccgctgagtttctccagcacttttgtctacctttgattttccagcatctgcagttccttcttaaactcttaagaATTCTCTGGAATGGGTTGGGACATTAGACTTCCTCAAGGAAACTTTGAGAATTCTCATTGCAATCCGTCAGAGTTCCTGGTATTCGCGTACAATGACAAAACCTCCCCTGCTCCCCATCGCAGACCTTCATTGCCGTCCCTTCCCTACTCCCACCCCCAATTCTCTCCTGCTTTTCACACTCCTGCTCTCCTCCTAGCTCCTTTACGCCACGCTCTTGACTCTATCCCtgctgtcctcagtccacttgtCTCTACTGCTTCCCTTGGCATGATTCCTACACACCCTGATACTGCTGCCTCCACTGCTACCCACAACTCTTACACCCGCTCCTTCTCTGTCACAGCTTCTAATCCCACTCCTTTCTCCCCACTACTTCCTCTCCTATTCCTTCCCTATTCCTTCCGTGGAATTATCAATCATTACTCCTGCACCTCCTCATTCAAACCCACCCCGTGGCATTACTCCTCTCACACTTCTCCCCTCTTGTCCAATTACTGCTATTGTTACCTCATTCCCAATTTTACTTCACTATCCTGCATTTCCACACCGCCAACtcatgctaaaaaaaaaaaaaaaaaattaaaaaaaagcgcatactgaactacagtgcctatataaaaaaggagtaatggaggatatccaacacgaatcacaggaattcgtgtccaaaatctttatcataaaatagatggtggttgccacatcatcatagatttgactaatttgaatactttcgtactttatattcattactagatgggaacctttgttactgctaagcaattgattcctaggttactacatggcaagcatcgtattaaaaaatgcttactatacagtacccattagaggtgaccacagatgttatttaacacatggATCATCTGCAGTTCAcctttaacacagttcacatgtaagtgactttgccgaaagaaaaggttacagccttaatggaggcttgcagcaaaacaaaaccatccatcagactggtagcaagaatatttggcattatagtggctgcgtttccagccacacaaatcggacctttacattatcaaaaattacagagagcaaacattcgtgcactcaaaaattatgggggtcattctgacagaccaatgaagctaccaacagaggccacaatggaactaaaatggtggaaacataacattaggcattgttccgatccaaacattatcagctacccgtctatgaaactacatactgatgccagtgcacttggatgggatgctaccaattccacctCCAGCTGtgcggagatggaatgcacaggaggcatcattattacaaacactgggcataaactacctgggaatgttgagtgcattccatggctttaagtcatattgttctgggttatatcaccagcgtgttagactacaaattgacaacaccaccgtggtagcatatatcaaccatatgggtggaaacgtatcgacatcatgtgacaatctgaccaacacaatttggcaatcgtgtatccagagagatatttggatatcagctacctacttaccagataaactgaatttagtggcagacaacaggtcacgctaattctatgaaaaacactgaatggatgttggataaaaaatgtattgctgaaattacagcacggtatggaacaccagatatcgacctattcgcatccatgctctcaccagttatcgaattatgttcatgggaaccagaacctggggcagtggctacagatgcattttcgctgcattgggggattatttatttatgcattccctccttctgcctcatcagtcgggtatttaggaatatacagtagactccgcgtctgatattttgatagtacccgattggcctactcaaccatgggtcccggtgatacacgacatggttttagaaccatgcatcaccatccatcatagacctaatttactggttcttcccgcaacaaggggtagttacccatgtcataattatataaacctattaatttatagagttgaaagcacctctactacacctgggactgacggaccgaacagtggatattatttcagcggcccacagacagttgaccaaaaaacagtacttggtgtcttcaagaaatgggaagtactgtcacaacaataaacatcacccacagatctatgaacatcccgtctgttctggaattcctggcaagcctccattacgatgagaggctcagtcatagtgccatcaactgcgccagaagtgctctgtcaacatacctgtggcaaggaacagagcggcattctgttgggacacaccctggtaaccaaactcatgaggggcattttaatgttaatccccaataaccaggtactcccaaatatgggatgtgagcattgtactgaccatgttaagaaactggtctccagctacagctctgtccctacagaaactgactatgaaaacagtcatgctgatggccttggtcacggcacatagggtccagtcactacagaaactaaggctggacaacatgattatttcatctggaaatttaacttttcgcatcaaggaaatagtcaaacagaacagacaggggtcagcaggcctaaaaacagaattcagggcctacccgacagatggtcgtctctgtattgtaacacacttactattatatatggagtatactaagatcatcagagggaaagaaatgtcactttaatcagctacaaacagccactcaaaacagtgacagtccagaccatctctagatggctaaaacaggtcctaataaaggctggagtagacactaacatttttaaatctcactcccccagggctgcagctacatcggcagctatgaagttggacgttcctatggaccaaatcctcaagacagcaggatggtcaacggaggaaactttccaacgactttataacaaaccagtcattgaacctggaacatttgcagaaacaaatttaagttctgtaatataatttaccccataaataggggcaataattggtgttaatatatttatcgttgggtttcaatatcgtattgatgtctaatgatgttaactctattctccccataatcaaggcagatgtgatgcatggactcgtttccacggcatgaaatcacagagctttaaaatcttcacgtagtcactcaagcgactccgaagtaaaatagtaagattaaacgagaacttaccagtttgaagtttgatcgttattttatgaggagtaacgttgagggaatacgtgccctccgctcccaccattgatcatatactcaactggtatctcttctctaatcttactatgtttagtcattacagttatctgtgatttcacaccgctgctttgaagaatgacacgcatgcgtcctggcggggttcttcacgtaatccctcaacgttactcctcataaaataacgatcaaacttcaaactggtaagttcttgtttaatcttactattaatatgCTCATCAAGGAAGtaaatatttgtttatttttggGGGCAGATTTCTATTTCAGGCTTTTTATGTTCCTTACTTTTCAGAGTTTTCAGAGATTGAAATATGAAACGCGTGGCTGAGTGTTATGCATTAGGAGGTATGCCATTATTTTGAATTAAAGTGTGTGACTATCACAGGGAAGATGTGATGTTCTAACTTTACCTCTAAACCAAGCCCAAACACTGAATCCCACTTCTTCAATGTTAAATAAAATCATTTTTGAGTATTAAAAACATTTTGCAATATTTTATACTTTTGAAATTGATTTTAAATCATCACATGCTGCATCATGTACACATGAATAACCATTATGACAGCATCGGGCAACAATTTGAAAAGGCAAATTACTTTTTTCAACAGCATACCAAGGACTTTAGGACAAGTGAAAGGAGGTAATGTGCTAACTTCTTCAGTACTTTGCAATAGACTTGGATTGCTGAAACTGATGTTGGTTTCTGGAAATACAAAGAGTATAAAAAGAGCAACTAGTATGGTTCTGGACACAAAGCTATGAACTAAGACCCTTGTTTATTGAATTATGTTGATAATTTTATCAACAGGATTTCTACTgaagactgtgtatgtgtgtgctgcATTCCAACTAAGGAGGGTTCAGGAGTAGATTCCTATCTGAGTTTCAGTTTGTAAGATGGATAACAGAAGACATAAAATACATGACATAAAGGTATACATGTTTTTCAAGACAATAAGAGCAGTGGGGATTGAATTGCCTCAGGAAATAATTGATGCATGTCCAGCAGACTTAATTCGAAAGAATATAATCAGTGATTGTATATAAATAATTGGAGCCTGTTTCAGGATCATTGTTAGATTTAAAATAGTACTGATATGAACCAGAGATGGGTATTGATGAAAACGCATTATAACGAGTTTTTGGTAATAAAGTGTTCATGAATGGTTGGTGGAATAATTGTATGTCTTTCTCCTGGTCATTGACAGTAGGTAAAAGTGGAGCACCCATTATGCTAAATGAAATGAGAAGTGCTGTCTATATATTGGTAATAATTACATAGGAATAACTGTTGTATTCAAATAGATTGAATGGTTTCATTAGGTGGAAGCGTAGAGCTAATGTGCAGCTATGAGAATGTGATAAACCTTTAAGCTATTGCAATTTGGTACAGGGATAAATTTTAAGGCGTAGGTATTAGACAGCTACCTTGCATCCAAGGCATACTATATTTAAGTTTTGCCAATTCACTTACCACACACCACTCTTAaagtaaagatagacaaaaagctggagtaactcagtgggacaggcagcatctctggagagaaggaatgggtgacattttgggtcgaaacccttcttcagacttcttcagactccagtctgaaaaagggtcttgacccgaaacatcaaccattccttctctccagagatgctgcctgtcccgctgagctactccaggtttttgtgtctatctttagtttaaaccagcatctgcagttccttcctacactcgtaAAGTAAAGTTGTAATCCCATCGTTAATTTATCATTGGCGACCCTGTAAGCTTTCTTGGACTCTGAACATAATATAATCTTCCTAATTCTAAATTGAAAGAGATGGAATCAGCTTTCTAGAGGACATTTGAAGATGATATATGTATCATGGTAAATAAAGTATTcggaattggtttattattgtcatgtttaccaagtaataaaatacctttgatacctttgaagttACAGTGAAAAAGTCTGGTTTACATGCTAACCAGATAAATCATATTACATCCACATTtctgtgcaatttcttgcggtcttgggcagagctgttgtcaaaccaagatgctttcaatggtgcatctgtagaagttagtaaGAGTAATTGGAGACTTCCTGAGTCATCCAAAGAAGTAGAGTCATTGGTGCATTTTCAAGAATGCTCTGACAAATTTGACGGATGGAAATGTGTGGAATAAGGCTTCAGTTTGTGTGAAAGCCTTGAAGTAGGTTTTTCATGCAGAACATGATAGATGTAGTGCATCCTGTGCACGTaggttccagtctgaagaaagatcttgacctgaaatgtcacctgtccatgttctccaaagatgctgcctgatttgttgagttactccagcactttgtgtccttttgcctattaaccagttccttgtttttgtatatacgtagttccttgtttctacatttcattcTGCTACAGGTGAAATGTCTGAACACTGATGCACTACTATCTACGGTTAGGAATATTCATTCCAACGTGTCCAAATAGTGAttcaataaaatcagaaaatgtttttattttttagctTAAACAGTGGGTTATAAATCAGAGGAAGTTAAGATCATAATGTATTGTATTTATGTCAGCCTGCATCTTGAGTATTCCATTCATCATTGGTTAGAGAAAAACAAAGAAACATTGAAGTTCTAAAACCAATAAATTGAAGAGCCCTCAAGATAAGGGTGATGGTTgcgaagaaagtctgaagaagcttACATTTTATTGCTTTGATAAATTAAAGACATATAGATTTTATGCTGCACACAAAAAGTTTGGGCAATGTTTGGAATGGAATTCTGGCCAGAGTAATAAAAAGATAAAAACCTGagaatcttaaaaaaaaaaaacaattacagGGATGGATCTGGAAATCTGTGGGTTCTTTCTGGATAGACGGAAAAAGATGCATTCTACCTCCATCCTCATCCATAATTATCTTGTGATCTTGTAACCCACAGTGTAAGGGAAAAGGAACTTACTTGGGATCAGGGTGCTGTTGAAAGAGAAAGCAGAATGGAAATGGCTAGCAACCATTCATTAACAGACGATGAGTACTTACCACAAGTGAGTGACAGTTCGGCAACAGTTTTTAAAGTTTCATCAACAAACATTCAGATGTCAACAACAGAAGATGCAAGAAACCTGAATGTGCTGAATGTGGATTTCCCAAGCACCAACACAACTGAAGAAACAGTAACTCCAGCCAGAATGTGCTCAGAAGAAGATGAAAAGCAACATCATGGcacaatgcaaacattttataagCTGCTGGAGATCTACTATAAAATCTTTGGTGGCAGAATGGATTCTGATGAAAACGTATCACAGTTTAATAATTGGCAGCAAAATATCATACCTAAAATGAAAGACATATTAAAATATTATTGCACAAACATAAATATATGTAAAACAGATTCTACTGAAGATGGGATGAGTGGTGTGCAGCAGAAAAGCACTGGTCAGTGCAATGACATGCTAGAAAATGTTGAAAAAATATTTGAAGATGAATTTAACTCTGAAGAAAAGGAGCAAGATGTTAGTTCTCAGGACCTGATTACACTGTCTGACTTTAACGAGATGCTAGGAAAATGCTGCGACCAAATGTATGGAGAGACTTGTGAAAATGAATTAGAGATTAGTGAGAAAGGGGCCTCAGAACGTCAGGTAAGTACAATGTAGACCTTTTTGTATTCATTCACAGGATGTGGGCATAGCAGTGAAGGCCAAGCCAGGCTTTACTGtctctccccatatgccctgcaGAAGATTGGGGTGAACAGGTGTTGTGAACAATGGGAGTAAAAAAACACCATCAATGATTTTAATCCAGCGACAATGCAGGAATCATGATATATTCCCAAATCAGAATGGTGTGGCACTTGCAAAGGAACTTGGAGCCTGTAGATTAGTCACTGTCTATGTTGAGGTATTGCAGACGCGGTAGCTGGAAGAAGTTATCCTGCATGTCTGTAACCTTGCATCCACAATAGTCCTTAAACCGGGTTCGAAACTAAATAACTTGATATTATTTATGAAACCACAAACAGAGCCCGTGGGATTAAAGGAGCAGCACAAATACAACATCGGCTTCAGAAAGGAAACATCTtagcttaaggggttggacaggctagatgcaggaagattattcccgatgttggggaagtccagaactaggggtcacagtttaaggataagagggaagacttttaggagcgagatgagaaaatcatttcttacacagagagtggtgaatctgtggaattctctgctgcagaaggtagttgaggccagttcattggctatatttaagagggagttagatgtggcccttgtggctaaagggatcagggggtatggagagaaggcagggatgggatactgagttggatgatcagccatgatcatatcgaatggcggtgcaggctcgaagggccgaatggcctactcctgcacctattgtctatgtttctatgtttctctctgctACACCTTTCTTTTCATCTCTATATCCATCTCaatttatcccactttcctctccTCTTAGTGCCACCACTCTCATTCTTTCTCCATCTCTCATGTTTCCCAATTctctttccctcctctctctcgctttctTTTTCACCCTCCCATGCCTCTATTTTAGCCTTCCTTCCCCCATTTGATCCTCCACAATGTTGGCCACAgttccctccccaccaccccctctctctcttgctctctgtctctctcatcttgcccacaccagccatcaatgtcccagctacacaagtctgcctgctcttggtccatatccttccaaacctgtcctatccatgtacctgtccaactgtttcttaaacgatgggttagtcccagcctcaactacctcctctggcagcgttttgtgtgaaaaagtgaccccttggattctgattaaatcttttccccttcaccttgagcctatgttctatggttctcgattctcctatgtGCTGGAAGAGGGGAGCAGTGTGATTCAATGGTTTGGAGAAGTGGTAGCCTGGATAATTATATCGTGGTGCTCTTTCCATTTTTATATCacttgaatatttttttaataatctgTGGATTTCCAATCATATTAATCATCTATATGAATTGACCGCCTTACATTTTTTAAATCGTTTTTGGGCTGATGAATTAGAATTATGGAAGTAATTCTCAGTGCAGTGACTAACTGGAATATTCTTAGAAAATCTGCCAAGATTAAGATTGGTCACACGGCTAACTTCTTTGATTTGATGTGGTGACCCTATTTTGGGATGAGGTCATATTGTACACAATGTTTCATATTCTGTTGAGGCAgaagataaaaacatagaaaataggtgcaggagtaggccattcggcccttcgaaccagcaccgccattcaatatgatcacggctgatcatccacaatcagtaccccgttccggctttctccccatatcccttgattcccttagccctaagagctaaatctaactctctcttgaacacatccagtgaattggcctccactgcctttgctccaaGGAACTCATTCACCTGTGTCACATTCACCAGGATTGGGATCAGCTGAGGAGGTTTAGGGGGGGGACATTGAAAGATCCAGGAGCCATAAGAAGAGTGGTCTGCATAAATTCACtaagggtgagagggagaaaaaTACCTACCTCAAGGAGAATGGAAGACTTGTTCTCACTGGCAGCAGCCCAGGCAGGCTTGTGCACTCTAACACCAAATCATGTATTTGGATGGAAGACACGATCAAGCCTCATCTCCTGCCCAATCCCAATggcactcaagttcaagtgagtttattgtcatgtgtccctgtataggacaatgaaattcttgctttgcttcagcacacagaacatagtaggcatttactacaaaacatataagtgtgtccatataccatgatataaatatatacacacatgaataaataaactgataaagtgctgaTAAAGATCAGTGATATGTGTTGGGATATGGTTGTTCTGGTACAATCAGGTTTGGATTGTATCGTGCCATACTATGCTTACCTGCCTAACGACTTGGaatagtaagtaagttttactgcgTATTGATTTTATTGCGTagtaagttttttttttgtacGGTTTTAATTTTAAATCTGAATATATGTCTGGGGTCTGCCAGATATGTGAGTAACTTGCATTTAGTGATTTTTTTTGGTATAACGCCAAAAACTCAGAAGAAATCCACTGTTTTGTAGACCAATCATTGCACTCTTTTACTTATGTATAATTGTGATTTTGTACAGTATgaatttactggattgtatgtaaaataaagcatttcactatCCAGGTATGTGACAGAGTAACGAGACTAGAATTCACGTGAGTCGTTCATTAAAATGGCGTGACATGGGATTTAAAAAACCATACCCCTAATCTAATTTTCAGCATATACTTTATAACTGAATTAAACATATAGAGGTTTAGCTGCTAACAAGATGTTTTTAGGAACACACCTGCATACATTTTTATTTTGTAcagtttttttaatccatttattTAATGTGACCTTCCATACTTAGGGTAATGAGTATATAAAACTTTTTGAAAATAAAAAACGTGATATTGTTTTGGTGTAAATGTAGCCATTTGTGGCTATTTGTAGGTTTAATGAATATTTGAACTCTTTGCAGAAAGAGAATGCTGCACTAAACGATATTGAATCCACGACACAAAACACTGGTTCCATTGGAAATCGAGGTTTACAAGGGGAAAAAATAATGATGTAAAAAAAGCTGCATCCCTCCGGAAGAAGCACAAAGATTCCAGAGTGAATAACAGACCAAGTCGTAAACAACTGGAGACTTCTGTAAAAACAGACAATAAAAAAGAAATGGCCGCCTCCATCAAGCAGATTTATGGTTCGAGGAGAAGGAGAAAAGCAGGAAGAAATAAAGATGAGCCTGAAGAGGACATGTGTAATACTTACAAACCAGGTGTGTTTACATCAACCAATGCAGTGCGTAACCTTACATTAAAACTTCATGTCCAGCAGGACAGGTCAATGCAACTTTTGttgcaaataactgcagatgctggtttaaatcgaaggtagacacaaaatgctggagtaactcagcgggacaggcaacatgtctggagagaaggaatgggtgacgtttcaggtcgagacccttcttcagtctgaggaagggtctcgaaccgaaacgtcacccattccatctctccagagatgctgcctgtcccattgagttactccagcattttgtttctacaatgCAATTTTTAATGCATTGGGCTTTTCTCAATGTACTATGCTCAAATTCAGCAACGAGATGGCATTTGATAT
This sequence is a window from Amblyraja radiata isolate CabotCenter1 chromosome 17, sAmbRad1.1.pri, whole genome shotgun sequence. Protein-coding genes within it:
- the LOC116982895 gene encoding uncharacterized protein LOC116982895; this encodes MEMASNHSLTDDEYLPQVSDSSATVFKVSSTNIQMSTTEDARNLNVLNVDFPSTNTTEETVTPARMCSEEDEKQHHGTMQTFYKLLEIYYKIFGGRMDSDENVSQFNNWQQNIIPKMKDILKYYCTNINICKTDSTEDGMSGVQQKSTGQCNDMLENVEKIFEDEFNSEEKEQDVSSQDLITLSDFNEMLGKCCDQMYGETCENELEISEKGASERQKENAALNDIESTTQNTGSIGNRGLQGEKIMM